In one window of Miscanthus floridulus cultivar M001 chromosome 12, ASM1932011v1, whole genome shotgun sequence DNA:
- the LOC136495926 gene encoding uncharacterized protein produces the protein MGSIAPGAVEVQELVAQVGATQAAVGREEEEEPTLREATAPAAVEATVGAAKTPSAMEATEGEVEVEAPTVAEALRTSGAEVVEIAAPGNFGAKVVEAGVSAARVVDLEVETEVRQASTLPPIQSVLPVQGSAREAEVCPIPTDNASRGKGVADAGAASAVEQPALASGEGSAALVRVRPKPYGWDHPRVWWQSRDDPEGEPIFALEDAAEGGRWDTLEQYRSLAERSLWTALSVMANDLPGVSQELEAQSFGKSLFLRRERGVWDELCRQRELLAHANELLSARSMEVEDLHLCCDNREAEEATAQGQVAPLVAWVKELEEELARVADERDASNSRAKEVRATAIATAGQLGAEQQAHELTKGALAEATKVAKASQELEKEASRAAEASRVEVQRWKEKAKGLDNEVSRLTEAFVALQIVLNCEIEEHEVLQSTARVVCEALEMEGVQSGSSLRSRLTALIG, from the exons ATGGGTTCCATCGCCCCAGGGGCGGTGGAGGTACAGGAGTTGGTCGCCCAGGTAGGGGCTACCCAGGCGGCCGTGgggcgagaggaggaggaggagcctacacTCCGCGAGGCCACAGCACCTGCAGCTGTCGAGGCCACTGTGGGTGCAGCCAAGACCCCCTCGGCCatggaggccaccgagggcgaggtcgaggtcgaggcccccacGGTCGCCGAGGCCCTCCGGACCTCAGgggctgaggtggtggagatcgcgGCGCCCGGGAACTTCGGGGCCAAAGTGGTGGAGGCCGGAGTGAGCGCGGCGAGGGTGGTGGACCTTGAGGTAGAGACGGAGGTGAGGCAAGCCTCAACCCTGCCGCCAATTCAGAGCGTGCTTCCGGTACAAGGGAGCGCCCGGGAGGCAGAGGTCTGCCCGATCCCTACCGACAATGCTTCCCGAGGGAAGGGGGTGGCTGATGCCGGGGCGGCCAGTGCCGTGGAACAACCGGCTTTGGCTTCGGGCGAGGGAAGTGCGGCCCTCGTGCGAGTGCGGCCTAAGCcgtacgggtgggatcacccgcgcgtCTGGTGGCAGAGCCGCGatgaccccgagggggagcccatctttgcacttgaggacgcggccgaggggggtcgctgggacaccctcgagcagtaccgcagcctggcggagcggtcgctgtggacagcgctgtccgtcatgGCCAATGACCTGCCCGGGGTTTCGCAG gagctcgaggcccagTCCTTCGGGAAGTCGCTGTTCCTtcggcgggagaggggcgtctgggacgaGCTCTGTCGGCAGAgggagctgctcgcccacgctaacgagcttctgtcggcgcggagcatggaggtggaggatcTCCATCTTTGCTGTGACAACCGGGAGGCTGAGGAGGCCACGGCTCAGgggcaggtcgcccctttggtggcatgggtcaaggagctggaggaggaactGGCCCGGGTGGCCGACGAGCGAGACGCCTCCAACTCCCGGGCGAAAGAAGTGAGGGCCACCGCCATAGCcaccgccgggcagctgggtgcggagcagcagGCGCACGagttgacgaaaggtgccttggcagaggccaCCAAGGTGGCCAAGGCTTCCCAAG aactggagaaggaggcttccagggcagccgaggcctctcgagtcgaggtccagcgctggaaggagaaggccaagg GGTTGGATAATGAGGTCTCGCGGTTGACCGAGGCCTTCGTCGCGCTGCAGATAGTGCTCAATTGCGAGATCGAGGAGCATGAGGTGCTGCAGAGCACAGCTCGCGTcgtctgcgaggccctggagatggagggggttcaatcgggcagctcccttaggagccgcctgACTGCGTTGATTGGCTAA
- the LOC136497332 gene encoding calmodulin-binding receptor-like cytoplasmic kinase 3 isoform X1 — MVAATTAGMFLVCFESLCPCFRSKRKDGSEDHVLAEHSNSLNSSEMRSISDRIPGSPLRVPASPSRFSLSSSPPSRNEPLNLSLEHVVKLTNNFAPALMVGEGYFGKVYRVTLRDGRVVAIKRAKKEKFISLRAEFSNEVALLKNIEHKNLVQLLGCIDKANERILITEYVSNGTLREHLDGQHGLILGFNQRLEIAIDVAHGLTYLHLYAEKPIIHRDVKSSNILLTEGFMAKVSDFGFARTGPTEPGQSQIQTDVRGTAGYVDPEYLRTNYLTIKSDVFSYGILLLEILSGRRPIEARRGPTERITVRWAFNKYQRGNVRDILDPMLTEAVNEDILNKIFDVAFQCVAPTREDRPSMKEVVERLWKIRRDYTKIQRIIELTL; from the exons ATGGTAGCTGCTACAACTGCAGGAATGTTTCTTGTGTGTTTTGAGTCCCTCTGCCCCTGTTTTCGCTCAAAAAGGAAGGATGGAAGCGAAGACCATGTTCTTGCAGAACATTCCAATTCCT TGAATTCTTCTGAAATGAGGTCGATTTCTGATAGAATTCCTGGAAGCCCGCTTCGAGTACCTGCAAGTCCATCTAGATTTTCATTGTCTTCTTCGCCACCAAGTAGAAACGAGCCTTTAAACCTCAGTCTTGAACATGTTGTTAAACTGACAAATAACTTCGCGCCGGCCTTGATGGTTGGCGAAGGTTACTTTGGAAAGGTCTACAGAGTGACGCTGCGAGATGGACGTGTCGTAGCTATTAAAAGGGCAAAGAAG GAAAAATTTATCTCTTTACGTGCTGAATTCAGCAACGAAGTCGCGTTACTAAAAAATATTGAACATAAGAACTTGGTCCAATTGCTTGGTTGTATTGACAAAGCCAATGAACGGATTCTCATAACAGAATACGTATCAAATGGCACTCTTAGGGAGCATTTGGATG GTCAACATGGCCTAATTTTGGGATTTAATCAGCGGCTTGAAATTGCTATAGATGTTGCCCATGGATTGACTTATCTGCATCTCTATGCAG AGAAGCCCATAATACACAGGGATGTGAAGTCATCAAATATTCTGCTGACAGAAGGCTTCATGGCCAAAGTGTCTGACTTTGGATTTGCAAGAACTGGTCCTACTGAGCCAGGCCAGTCACAGATTCAGACTGATGTGAGAGGAACAGCAGGCTATGTAGATCCAGAGTATCTGAGGACAAACTATCTTACGATCAAGAGCGATGTGTTCTCTTATGGTATTTTGCTCCTAGAAATCCTTTCAGGCCGTCGTCCTATTGAGGCAAGGAGGGGTCCAACAGAAAGGATTACAGTGAGATGG GCCTTCAATAAGTACCAGAGAGGCAATGTTAGGGACATACTGGACCCAATGTTAACTGAAGCAGTGAACGAGGATATACTGAACAAAATCTTTGATGTGGCGTTCCAGTGTGTCGCTCCTACCCGCGAAGACAGACCATCCATGAAAGAAGTTGTGGAGAGGCTGTGGAAGATAAGAAGGGATTATACAAAAATACAAAGGATAATAGAATTGACTCTCTGA
- the LOC136497332 gene encoding calmodulin-binding receptor-like cytoplasmic kinase 3 isoform X2 — protein MEAKTMFLQNIPIPEKFISLRAEFSNEVALLKNIEHKNLVQLLGCIDKANERILITEYVSNGTLREHLDGQHGLILGFNQRLEIAIDVAHGLTYLHLYAEKPIIHRDVKSSNILLTEGFMAKVSDFGFARTGPTEPGQSQIQTDVRGTAGYVDPEYLRTNYLTIKSDVFSYGILLLEILSGRRPIEARRGPTERITVRWAFNKYQRGNVRDILDPMLTEAVNEDILNKIFDVAFQCVAPTREDRPSMKEVVERLWKIRRDYTKIQRIIELTL, from the exons ATGGAAGCGAAGACCATGTTCTTGCAGAACATTCCAATTCCT GAAAAATTTATCTCTTTACGTGCTGAATTCAGCAACGAAGTCGCGTTACTAAAAAATATTGAACATAAGAACTTGGTCCAATTGCTTGGTTGTATTGACAAAGCCAATGAACGGATTCTCATAACAGAATACGTATCAAATGGCACTCTTAGGGAGCATTTGGATG GTCAACATGGCCTAATTTTGGGATTTAATCAGCGGCTTGAAATTGCTATAGATGTTGCCCATGGATTGACTTATCTGCATCTCTATGCAG AGAAGCCCATAATACACAGGGATGTGAAGTCATCAAATATTCTGCTGACAGAAGGCTTCATGGCCAAAGTGTCTGACTTTGGATTTGCAAGAACTGGTCCTACTGAGCCAGGCCAGTCACAGATTCAGACTGATGTGAGAGGAACAGCAGGCTATGTAGATCCAGAGTATCTGAGGACAAACTATCTTACGATCAAGAGCGATGTGTTCTCTTATGGTATTTTGCTCCTAGAAATCCTTTCAGGCCGTCGTCCTATTGAGGCAAGGAGGGGTCCAACAGAAAGGATTACAGTGAGATGG GCCTTCAATAAGTACCAGAGAGGCAATGTTAGGGACATACTGGACCCAATGTTAACTGAAGCAGTGAACGAGGATATACTGAACAAAATCTTTGATGTGGCGTTCCAGTGTGTCGCTCCTACCCGCGAAGACAGACCATCCATGAAAGAAGTTGTGGAGAGGCTGTGGAAGATAAGAAGGGATTATACAAAAATACAAAGGATAATAGAATTGACTCTCTGA